The following are encoded together in the Mesoterricola sediminis genome:
- a CDS encoding YiiX/YebB-like N1pC/P60 family cysteine hydrolase, with protein MFLHDALTEAMVAYLTAQVPGYQRRIPNDLALLKERLRPGDVVLVEGDTRISQVIKYLTQSSWSHAAIYVGDALLRWGGPHAERALERYGSEAAHLIVESDLKEGVVVVPLSKYLESNLRICRPQGLRPGSLDRVMAELFDHLGVRYDQRNILDLARYLLPFHLLPRRFRPRSLYLGSSTSREVICSALIAKAFYRAGLAVQPPVARTARGGSFAVRHPSYIMPRDFDLSASFQILKILPPAPAFAAPVPWD; from the coding sequence ATGTTCCTCCACGACGCCCTCACCGAAGCGATGGTGGCGTACCTCACCGCCCAGGTCCCCGGCTACCAGCGGCGCATCCCCAACGACCTGGCCCTGCTCAAGGAGCGCCTGAGGCCGGGGGACGTGGTCCTCGTGGAAGGGGACACCCGCATCAGCCAGGTCATCAAGTACCTCACCCAGAGCAGCTGGAGCCACGCGGCGATCTACGTGGGCGACGCCCTCCTGCGGTGGGGCGGCCCCCACGCGGAACGGGCCCTGGAGCGCTACGGCAGCGAGGCCGCCCACCTCATCGTCGAGAGCGACCTCAAGGAGGGGGTCGTCGTCGTCCCCCTCTCCAAGTACCTGGAGAGCAACCTGCGCATCTGCCGGCCCCAGGGCCTGCGCCCGGGGAGCCTGGACCGGGTGATGGCCGAGCTCTTCGACCACCTCGGCGTGCGCTACGACCAGCGCAACATCCTGGACCTGGCGCGCTACCTGCTGCCCTTCCACCTCCTGCCGCGGCGGTTCCGCCCCCGCAGCCTTTACCTGGGCAGCTCCACCAGCCGGGAGGTGATCTGCTCGGCCCTCATCGCCAAGGCCTTCTACCGGGCCGGCCTCGCGGTCCAGCCCCCGGTGGCCCGCACCGCCCGGGGCGGCTCCTTCGCCGTGCGCCACCCCAGCTACATCATGCCCCGGGATTTCGACCTCTCGGCCAGCTTCCAGATCCTCAAGATCCTGCCCCCCGCCCCGGCCTTCGCGGCGCCCGTGCCCTGGGACTAG
- a CDS encoding IS5 family transposase produces the protein MAKDPGVPAQGSRPGVGHAGWHHPSRSSTFSRQKGGLWNQALGRSRGGCSTKIHLICDAHGNPLDFLVTPGQAHESRSAEGLLCGWQAEYVFGDRAYDGNPVWKAIEAMGATAVIPPHPRRKNPAAWDSHLYKARHAIEHGFAKLKQFRALATRFDKTARSFSAQVALACIVIWLRL, from the coding sequence GTGGCAAAGGATCCTGGAGTTCCTGCGCAAGGAAGCCGACCTGGAGTGGGTCATGCTGGATGGCACCATCCTTCGCGCTCATCAACCTTCAGCAGGCAAAAGGGGGGGCTCTGGAACCAGGCGCTCGGACGATCTCGGGGTGGATGCTCGACCAAGATCCATTTGATCTGCGATGCCCACGGTAATCCTTTGGATTTCCTGGTCACTCCGGGGCAAGCCCATGAAAGCCGGTCTGCTGAAGGATTGCTGTGCGGTTGGCAGGCAGAGTACGTGTTCGGAGATCGGGCCTACGATGGGAACCCGGTATGGAAGGCGATCGAGGCCATGGGTGCGACAGCCGTCATCCCACCTCATCCCCGGCGCAAGAATCCGGCGGCCTGGGACTCACACCTATACAAGGCCCGCCATGCCATCGAGCATGGGTTCGCCAAGCTCAAACAGTTCAGGGCGCTGGCCACCAGGTTCGACAAAACGGCGCGAAGTTTCTCAGCCCAGGTGGCTTTGGCCTGCATCGTGATCTGGCTGAGGCTATGA
- the rsgA gene encoding ribosome small subunit-dependent GTPase A, with translation MVRKFRLGQSRDAHELDAPDAYAREGRAQSKRRQQTAEKLATEAEVHDSESMLLLPDASPWAHLQEATLVCRHSQIVDLELEGRVPLRATLAGKLKGVKLVVGDRVRFSPVPVEAADPGLPQAQVVAVLPRRTLLKRGGIDDREPWQLICANADELWACAAVVDPPLRPGLLERAQTLALAAGMGFRVIVTKRDRASVRDTLPELDPLRAQGLPILETSVKTGQGLDAFRDLLRGRSVVLVGHSGVGKSSLVNAVAPDHNLRTGDVSRYGTGRQTTTSARWLPAGPDATLIDTPGIRTLSVRGFPRTLLPTVFPEFPAEWIEDPMALDPEDEALGLDYPERLQSLQRLWAEMEERNPNQNVHR, from the coding sequence ATGGTCCGGAAGTTCCGCCTCGGGCAGAGCCGGGACGCCCACGAGCTGGACGCCCCGGACGCCTACGCCCGGGAGGGCCGGGCCCAGAGCAAGCGCCGCCAGCAGACGGCGGAGAAGCTCGCCACCGAGGCGGAAGTCCACGATTCCGAATCCATGCTGCTCCTGCCGGACGCGTCCCCCTGGGCCCACCTGCAGGAGGCGACCCTCGTGTGCCGCCACAGCCAGATCGTGGACCTGGAGCTGGAGGGGCGGGTCCCCCTGCGGGCCACCCTCGCGGGCAAGCTCAAGGGGGTGAAGCTCGTGGTGGGCGACCGGGTCCGGTTCTCCCCCGTGCCGGTGGAGGCGGCCGACCCCGGCCTGCCCCAGGCCCAGGTGGTCGCGGTCCTGCCCCGGCGGACCCTCCTGAAGCGGGGGGGCATCGACGACCGGGAGCCCTGGCAGCTCATCTGCGCCAACGCCGACGAGCTGTGGGCCTGCGCGGCCGTGGTGGATCCGCCCCTGCGCCCCGGCCTCCTGGAGCGCGCCCAGACCCTGGCCCTGGCCGCGGGCATGGGCTTCCGGGTGATCGTCACGAAGCGCGACCGGGCCTCGGTCCGGGACACCCTTCCGGAACTGGACCCCCTGCGGGCCCAGGGGCTCCCCATCCTGGAGACCAGCGTGAAGACGGGACAGGGCCTGGACGCCTTCCGGGACCTGCTGCGGGGGCGGTCGGTGGTCCTGGTGGGCCACAGCGGCGTGGGGAAGAGTTCCCTGGTGAACGCCGTCGCGCCCGACCACAACCTCCGCACCGGCGACGTGAGCCGCTACGGCACCGGGCGCCAGACGACGACGAGCGCCCGCTGGCTGCCGGCGGGACCGGACGCCACCCTCATCGACACCCCGGGCATCCGGACCCTCAGCGTGCGCGGCTTCCCCCGGACGCTGCTGCCCACGGTCTTCCCCGAGTTCCCGGCCGAGTGGATCGAGGATCCCATGGCCCTGGACCCGGAGGACGAGGCCCTCGGCCTCGACTACCCCGAGCGCCTCCAGAGCCTCCAGCGCCTGTGGGCCGAGATGGAGGAGCGCAACCCCAACCAGAACGTGCACCGCTAG
- the efp gene encoding elongation factor P has product MAALIEAISIKRKMFFEFEDTPFHCLDAEVSTPTARGGQTLVRLKMRNLITRAVFDKTFKAGDKFKEPDLVMVQASYLYSDGDGSHFMDQESYETLTLDGEMVGDALDFLVEGAIIQIQKFNGNPIGLQLPTHVELEVTYTEPGARGDTASGNVTKPAKLETGIEIRVPLFIKEGEKVKVSTETREFAGRA; this is encoded by the coding sequence ATGGCCGCACTTATCGAAGCGATCTCCATCAAGCGAAAGATGTTCTTCGAATTCGAAGACACCCCCTTCCACTGCCTCGACGCGGAGGTCAGCACCCCCACCGCCCGGGGCGGCCAGACCCTGGTCCGGCTCAAGATGCGCAACCTGATCACCCGCGCCGTCTTCGACAAGACCTTCAAGGCCGGGGACAAGTTCAAGGAGCCGGATCTCGTCATGGTCCAGGCCTCCTACCTCTACTCGGACGGCGACGGGTCCCACTTCATGGACCAGGAGAGCTACGAGACCCTCACCCTCGACGGCGAGATGGTGGGCGACGCCCTCGACTTCCTGGTGGAGGGGGCCATCATCCAGATCCAGAAGTTCAACGGCAACCCCATCGGGCTCCAGCTCCCCACCCACGTGGAGCTCGAGGTCACCTACACCGAGCCCGGCGCCCGCGGCGACACGGCCAGCGGCAACGTCACCAAGCCCGCCAAGCTCGAGACCGGCATCGAGATCCGCGTGCCGCTCTTCATCAAGGAGGGCGAGAAGGTGAAGGTGTCCACCGAGACGCGGGAGTTCGCGGGGCGGGCCTGA
- a CDS encoding serine/threonine-protein kinase — protein MKRAIGQGAMGVVYLAEDPLLKRRLAIKVVRATGEERDQALERFKREAEISAQLNHPNIVTVYDVGEEPSIGPFIAMEYVEGNSLGRFIRDASLDLETRFGILIQTMRALRAAHRNAIVHRDVKPDNILVAEDGRVKLMDFGIAKTMAPRLTNAGEFLGSPAYSAPELLRGGDPTPASDRYAFAVTAFELLTGQLPHPGGNVAAVITHILTEPPVFPAGMSGDIAKVFRQALAQDPDERQATLMDFLLPLVDAHPLDPVARQRVDELFRHDDHAGDIVPLRRLRPGVPTPEPPAGASSSGWSGSHTLPGARATPARPVPSYTQPSPVKIELETASPTATRPPGWEEARKRRKPQSSLTAWTLVKWFIAILVAGQLCWWAWSFLQANINAAPR, from the coding sequence GTGAAGCGCGCCATCGGCCAAGGCGCCATGGGGGTCGTCTACCTGGCGGAGGACCCCCTCCTGAAGCGGCGGCTGGCCATCAAGGTGGTCCGCGCGACCGGCGAGGAGCGGGACCAGGCCCTGGAGCGGTTCAAGCGGGAGGCCGAGATCTCGGCCCAGCTGAACCACCCCAACATCGTGACGGTCTACGACGTGGGCGAGGAGCCCAGCATCGGCCCTTTCATCGCCATGGAGTACGTGGAGGGCAACAGCCTGGGCCGGTTCATCCGGGACGCCAGCCTGGACCTGGAGACCCGCTTCGGCATCCTCATCCAGACCATGCGCGCCCTGCGCGCGGCGCACCGGAACGCCATCGTCCACCGGGACGTCAAGCCCGACAACATCCTCGTCGCCGAGGACGGCCGGGTGAAGCTGATGGACTTCGGCATCGCCAAGACCATGGCCCCCCGGCTCACCAACGCCGGCGAGTTCCTGGGCTCCCCCGCCTACAGCGCCCCCGAGCTCCTCCGCGGCGGCGACCCCACCCCCGCCTCGGACCGCTACGCCTTCGCCGTCACGGCCTTCGAGCTCCTCACCGGCCAGCTGCCCCACCCCGGCGGCAACGTGGCGGCGGTCATCACCCACATCCTCACCGAACCCCCCGTCTTCCCCGCCGGCATGTCCGGGGACATCGCCAAGGTCTTCCGCCAGGCCCTGGCCCAGGATCCCGACGAGCGCCAGGCCACCCTGATGGACTTCCTCCTCCCCCTGGTGGACGCCCATCCCCTGGATCCCGTGGCCCGCCAGCGCGTGGACGAGCTCTTCCGCCACGACGACCACGCCGGGGACATCGTGCCGCTCCGGCGCCTGCGGCCCGGCGTCCCGACCCCCGAGCCCCCCGCCGGGGCCAGTTCCTCGGGCTGGTCCGGCAGCCACACCCTCCCCGGGGCCCGGGCGACCCCCGCGCGTCCCGTCCCTTCCTACACCCAGCCGAGCCCCGTGAAGATCGAGCTGGAGACCGCCTCGCCGACCGCCACCCGCCCCCCGGGCTGGGAGGAGGCCCGCAAGCGCCGGAAGCCCCAGTCCAGCCTTACCGCCTGGACCTTGGTCAAGTGGTTCATCGCCATCCTGGTGGCGGGGCAGCTCTGCTGGTGGGCCTGGAGCTTCCTCCAGGCGAACATCAACGCCGCGCCCCGGTAG
- the mce gene encoding methylmalonyl-CoA epimerase has translation MKLLRVNHLGIASPALAEAMDRMDRLFGMAADHVEEVPDQRVRTAFFPVGPSTLEFLESTDPEGPVGKFLEKKGPGIHHIAFEVDDVDAAVQELLAKGVRMIDKAPRAGAHGCRIAFIHPAETGGVLMELCQSPH, from the coding sequence ATGAAGCTGCTGCGCGTCAATCACCTGGGCATCGCCTCCCCCGCCTTGGCCGAGGCCATGGACCGCATGGACCGCCTCTTCGGCATGGCCGCCGACCACGTGGAGGAGGTCCCCGACCAGCGGGTCCGCACCGCCTTCTTCCCCGTGGGGCCCAGCACCCTGGAATTCCTGGAGTCCACGGATCCCGAGGGCCCCGTGGGCAAGTTCCTGGAGAAGAAGGGGCCCGGCATCCACCACATCGCCTTCGAGGTGGACGACGTCGACGCCGCCGTGCAGGAACTGCTGGCCAAGGGCGTCCGGATGATCGACAAGGCCCCCCGGGCCGGGGCGCACGGGTGCCGCATCGCCTTCATCCACCCGGCCGAGACCGGCGGCGTCCTCATGGAGCTCTGCCAGTCGCCCCATTAG
- the tpx gene encoding thiol peroxidase — protein sequence MAQVTLKGNPIHTSGELPRVGAPAPAFTLTRKDLSDATLADLKGQRVVLNIFPSIDTPTCATSVRTFNAKASALPNTVVLCVSEDLPFAAGRFCAAEGLDNVVPASAFRSPEFGQAYGVTLVDGPLRGLLARSVVVLDEAGKVLHTELVPEIAQEPDYTKALAVL from the coding sequence ATGGCCCAAGTGACCCTCAAAGGCAATCCCATCCACACGTCCGGCGAGCTGCCCCGGGTCGGCGCCCCCGCCCCCGCGTTCACCCTCACCCGCAAGGACCTCTCCGACGCGACCCTGGCCGACCTCAAGGGCCAGCGGGTGGTGCTGAACATCTTCCCCAGCATCGACACGCCCACCTGCGCCACCTCGGTCCGCACCTTCAACGCCAAGGCCTCCGCCCTGCCCAACACCGTCGTGCTCTGCGTCTCCGAAGACCTGCCCTTCGCGGCGGGCCGCTTCTGCGCCGCCGAGGGCCTCGACAACGTCGTGCCCGCGAGCGCCTTCCGGAGCCCCGAGTTCGGCCAGGCCTACGGCGTCACGCTCGTGGACGGCCCCCTGCGCGGCCTGCTGGCCCGCTCCGTGGTGGTCCTGGACGAGGCCGGCAAGGTCCTCCACACCGAGCTGGTGCCCGAGATCGCCCAGGAGCCCGACTACACCAAGGCCCTGGCCGTCCTGTAG
- a CDS encoding DUF2752 domain-containing protein, with amino-acid sequence MRHRTPLIAAAAFLGLGLAAALQAWTGLGGCAFRELTGRPCPTCGGSRAALALLTGHPLAALAWNPLAVLAPPVLLLLAACRRRLDGVPRRVWILGGVATVLANWLYLLVRG; translated from the coding sequence GTGCGCCACCGGACCCCGCTCATCGCCGCCGCGGCCTTCCTGGGCCTGGGCCTGGCCGCGGCCCTCCAGGCCTGGACGGGCCTGGGCGGCTGCGCCTTCCGGGAACTGACCGGCCGGCCCTGTCCCACCTGCGGCGGCAGCCGCGCCGCCCTGGCCCTGCTCACCGGCCACCCCCTGGCGGCCCTGGCCTGGAACCCGCTGGCCGTGCTGGCCCCGCCCGTCCTTCTCCTCCTGGCGGCCTGCCGGCGCCGCCTGGACGGAGTCCCCCGCCGCGTTTGGATCCTCGGCGGCGTCGCCACGGTCCTCGCCAACTGGCTCTACCTCCTGGTCCGCGGCTGA
- a CDS encoding MFS transporter produces the protein MSDDRHDPYQALRFPEFRWFLAGVVTLTMGTQIQTLVMGWQVYHITHDPLSLGLIGLSEAIPFLTLALFGGWMADREDRRTIGLLTTSLLLLGGGSLLVLNARGLVDSAWPFYAIQAFAGVARAFNRPATLALSTELVPREAYQNGTTWRSSSMQMAQITGPALGGLLYGFGSAVIAYSAEVVLMAFAFFALLHIRPRPRQGTQGPVLKSLTEGVVFVFTRRVILGALSLDLFAVLFGGGVAMLPVFAADILRVGPQGLGVLRAAPAVGSVAMGLWLAHHPPRKRAGWVLLACVAGFGLCWAAFALTPWFVPALLLLFASGCMDAVSMVLRGTLVQMSTPPEMMGRVQAVNGFFIGSSNEVGSFESGVAARLLGVVPSVVFGGLMTLGVVGVIGWRVPELRRLKRITG, from the coding sequence ATGAGTGACGACCGCCACGATCCCTACCAGGCCCTGAGGTTTCCCGAGTTCCGCTGGTTCCTGGCGGGCGTGGTGACCCTGACCATGGGGACCCAGATCCAGACCCTCGTCATGGGCTGGCAGGTCTACCACATCACCCACGACCCGCTGAGCCTGGGCCTCATCGGCCTGTCCGAGGCGATCCCCTTCCTGACCCTGGCCCTCTTCGGCGGCTGGATGGCGGACCGCGAGGACCGCCGCACCATCGGCCTGCTGACCACGAGCCTGCTCCTCCTCGGGGGCGGCTCCCTCCTGGTCCTGAACGCCCGGGGGCTGGTGGACTCGGCCTGGCCCTTCTACGCCATCCAGGCCTTCGCCGGGGTCGCGCGGGCCTTCAACCGCCCCGCGACCCTCGCCCTGTCCACGGAGCTCGTCCCCCGCGAGGCCTACCAGAACGGGACCACGTGGCGCAGCTCCTCCATGCAGATGGCCCAGATCACCGGGCCGGCCCTGGGGGGCCTGCTCTACGGCTTCGGGAGCGCGGTCATCGCGTACTCCGCCGAAGTGGTCCTGATGGCCTTCGCCTTCTTCGCCCTGCTCCACATCCGCCCCCGGCCCCGGCAGGGCACCCAGGGGCCCGTCCTGAAGAGCCTCACGGAGGGGGTGGTCTTCGTGTTCACGCGCCGGGTCATCCTGGGCGCCCTGTCCCTGGACCTCTTCGCGGTGCTCTTCGGCGGGGGCGTGGCCATGCTGCCCGTCTTCGCCGCGGACATCCTGCGGGTGGGCCCCCAGGGGCTGGGCGTGCTCCGGGCCGCGCCCGCGGTGGGCTCGGTGGCCATGGGCCTGTGGCTGGCCCACCACCCCCCGCGCAAGCGGGCCGGATGGGTGCTCCTGGCCTGCGTGGCCGGGTTCGGGCTCTGCTGGGCGGCCTTCGCCCTGACGCCCTGGTTCGTGCCGGCCCTCCTCCTGCTCTTCGCCAGCGGCTGCATGGACGCGGTAAGCATGGTCCTCCGGGGGACCCTCGTCCAGATGTCCACCCCGCCGGAGATGATGGGGCGGGTTCAGGCGGTCAACGGCTTCTTCATCGGCTCCAGCAACGAGGTGGGCAGCTTCGAGTCGGGCGTCGCGGCCCGGCTCCTGGGGGTCGTGCCCTCCGTGGTCTTCGGCGGGCTCATGACGCTGGGCGTGGTGGGCGTCATCGGGTGGCGGGTCCCCGAACTGCGACGGCTGAAGCGGATCACGGGCTGA
- a CDS encoding ABC transporter permease, which produces MNILDFIKLAFSSIVRNKTRAFLTMLGIIIGVGAVIAMIGIGQGSKKASIEIIQNMGSNMLTIFNGGGGSNSRMGPMGMGSVPILLEDDAALIERELSNSSVVAATPQVRANRACIYQNNNAVTTIQGSGVQFLQIRGWEVLSGRFFTEQEVKGQAKVCVLGTTVRDELFPDGEDPVGKTIRIAALPFEVVGVLESKGAGMMGDQDDVIVAPYKTVMRKIIGVDRIQNIMVSAQEGKADLAEMEITALLRQRLRLTPKDENPFMIRKQDDWVKMQDQQASVLTTFLAMAASISLIVGGIGISNIMLVSVTERTREIGVRRALGATRHSVLMQFLTEAVVLSILGGLIGVGLAYLIIWILKYFAVLPAVAEPWAVALGLGFSGVVGIIAGFLPALKAAKLDVIDALRYE; this is translated from the coding sequence ATGAACATCCTCGACTTCATCAAGCTGGCCTTCTCCTCCATCGTCCGGAACAAGACCCGGGCCTTCCTCACCATGCTGGGGATCATCATCGGCGTGGGCGCCGTCATCGCCATGATCGGCATCGGCCAGGGCTCCAAGAAGGCCTCCATCGAGATCATCCAGAACATGGGCTCGAACATGCTGACCATCTTCAACGGCGGCGGCGGATCCAATTCCCGCATGGGCCCCATGGGCATGGGGTCGGTCCCCATCCTCCTGGAGGACGACGCGGCCCTCATCGAGCGGGAGCTCTCCAACTCGAGCGTGGTGGCTGCGACGCCCCAGGTGCGCGCCAACCGCGCCTGCATCTACCAGAACAACAACGCGGTCACCACCATCCAGGGTTCCGGCGTGCAGTTCCTCCAGATCCGCGGCTGGGAGGTGCTCAGCGGGCGCTTCTTCACGGAGCAGGAGGTCAAGGGCCAGGCCAAGGTCTGCGTGCTGGGGACCACGGTCCGGGACGAGCTCTTCCCCGACGGGGAGGACCCCGTCGGCAAGACCATCCGCATCGCGGCCCTGCCCTTCGAGGTGGTGGGCGTCCTGGAATCCAAGGGCGCCGGCATGATGGGCGACCAGGACGACGTCATCGTCGCCCCCTACAAGACGGTCATGCGGAAGATCATCGGCGTGGACCGCATCCAGAACATCATGGTCAGCGCCCAGGAGGGCAAGGCCGACCTCGCGGAGATGGAGATCACGGCCCTGCTCCGGCAGCGGCTGCGCCTGACCCCCAAGGACGAGAACCCCTTCATGATCCGCAAGCAGGACGACTGGGTGAAGATGCAGGACCAGCAGGCCAGCGTCCTCACCACCTTCCTGGCCATGGCCGCCAGCATCTCCCTCATCGTGGGCGGCATCGGCATCTCCAACATCATGCTGGTCAGCGTCACCGAGCGCACCCGGGAGATCGGCGTGCGCCGGGCCCTGGGGGCCACCCGCCACAGCGTGCTGATGCAGTTCCTCACCGAGGCCGTGGTCCTGTCCATCCTCGGCGGCCTGATCGGCGTCGGCCTGGCCTACCTCATCATCTGGATCCTCAAATACTTCGCGGTGCTGCCAGCCGTGGCCGAGCCCTGGGCCGTGGCCCTGGGCCTCGGATTCTCCGGCGTGGTGGGCATCATTGCGGGCTTCCTGCCCGCGCTGAAAGCGGCGAAGCTGGACGTCATCGACGCCCTGCGCTATGAGTGA
- a CDS encoding efflux RND transporter periplasmic adaptor subunit: MNRKAWIGVGVAIVAVGGGAALLMRGDKDEVKWRTGKVDRGNITARISATGTLNALIQVPVGTQVSGLVTNLMADFNSLVKKGQVIGKIDETPWIAAVNDAKATLERAKASLFNADSDYKRNKRLWEQKLISDADLDAKDLALKTAKAAVDSAKANLDRAKLNLDYCTLRAPVDGVVVARLVDVGQTVAASYSTPNMFNIAADLSKMKVQAAIDEADIGQVQVGQRAFFTVDSYPEKQFRGVVSQVQLNPVINQNVVTYNVVMEVTNEPRVAGSAPAEGKGGEAKGGEGRHGDRPWKRGEAPAGKPGEGPGAHRGGPHAGGPQAGPRMERLGGPKTGLTGSPATDLEAGTARYIVPGSLIYRGDLALFPGMTANCAIVTMERQDVLRVPSSALRFNPNAFLKDTPAQGPRPAQGAPGQAGAQGNRPAAAPGNRQGGGKGMVARREDRIWILENGKPKAIPVKVGASDGMFTEISGDGITEGMSILLGVEDLKKAAMPAASPLGGPGGPRR; this comes from the coding sequence ATGAATCGTAAGGCTTGGATTGGCGTCGGCGTGGCCATCGTCGCGGTGGGCGGCGGGGCCGCCCTCCTGATGCGGGGCGACAAGGATGAGGTGAAGTGGCGCACCGGGAAAGTGGACCGGGGCAACATCACCGCGCGCATCAGCGCCACGGGCACCCTCAACGCCCTCATCCAGGTGCCGGTGGGCACCCAGGTGTCCGGCCTGGTCACCAACCTCATGGCCGACTTCAACAGCCTCGTGAAGAAGGGGCAGGTCATCGGCAAGATCGACGAGACCCCCTGGATCGCCGCCGTCAACGACGCCAAGGCGACGCTGGAGCGGGCCAAGGCCAGCCTCTTCAACGCCGACAGCGACTACAAGCGGAACAAGCGCCTGTGGGAGCAGAAGCTCATCTCCGACGCGGACCTGGACGCCAAGGACCTGGCCCTGAAGACCGCCAAGGCGGCCGTGGATTCGGCCAAGGCGAACCTGGACCGGGCCAAGCTGAACCTGGACTACTGCACCCTCCGGGCCCCCGTGGACGGCGTGGTGGTCGCGCGCCTGGTGGACGTGGGCCAGACGGTGGCCGCCAGCTACTCCACCCCCAACATGTTCAACATCGCCGCCGATCTGTCCAAGATGAAGGTCCAGGCGGCCATCGACGAGGCCGACATCGGCCAGGTCCAGGTGGGCCAGCGGGCCTTCTTCACTGTGGATTCCTACCCCGAGAAGCAGTTCCGGGGGGTCGTGAGCCAGGTCCAGCTGAACCCGGTCATCAACCAGAACGTGGTCACCTACAACGTGGTCATGGAAGTCACCAACGAGCCCCGGGTGGCCGGCAGCGCTCCCGCCGAAGGCAAGGGCGGCGAGGCCAAGGGGGGCGAAGGCCGGCACGGCGACCGCCCCTGGAAGCGGGGCGAGGCCCCCGCCGGCAAGCCCGGTGAAGGCCCCGGCGCCCACCGCGGCGGGCCCCACGCCGGTGGGCCCCAGGCCGGGCCCCGCATGGAGCGCCTCGGCGGTCCCAAGACCGGCCTGACGGGTTCCCCCGCCACGGACCTGGAGGCCGGCACGGCCCGCTACATCGTGCCCGGCAGCCTCATCTACCGGGGCGACCTGGCCCTCTTCCCCGGCATGACGGCCAACTGCGCCATCGTCACCATGGAGCGCCAGGACGTGCTCCGGGTGCCCAGTTCCGCCCTGCGCTTCAACCCCAACGCCTTCCTCAAGGACACGCCGGCCCAGGGCCCGCGCCCGGCCCAGGGCGCCCCTGGCCAGGCCGGCGCGCAGGGCAACCGCCCGGCCGCGGCCCCGGGCAACCGCCAGGGCGGCGGCAAGGGCATGGTGGCCCGCCGCGAGGACCGCATCTGGATCCTCGAGAACGGCAAGCCCAAGGCCATCCCCGTCAAGGTGGGCGCCAGCGACGGCATGTTCACCGAGATCAGCGGCGACGGGATCACGGAGGGCATGAGCATCCTCCTGGGCGTCGAGGACCTGAAGAAGGCGGCGATGCCCGCGGCCTCGCCCCTCGGAGGCCCCGGCGGGCCGCGCCGCTAG